The DNA window CGAAGATGTGGTGTGTCGTGCCCAGCAGAGCCCTGGGAGCACGGCCGCTTCTGGAGGCTTCCTTGCTGAGTGTCAAAGTGCCTCACGTGCCCGTACAGCAGCCACCCGCCTGGCAAACCCAGTCTCAGGTGTAATGCTGCAGCGTGTGCCCTTGCTCTTTTCCCGACGAGACCGGGGTGGCGGGTCTTGCTTCTGTGTTGGCATCGCGGCTTTTCCTGCTCTCTGCAAACCAGtgctgccaggccctgggctcagtACTGTTGTGCTTAGGTGACAAGCAGCACAACACCAGGGGCCCCAAGTGGGCTTACTGCTTGGCAGGTGGCCACAAAGCTGGCCGTCCACCCTGCCCCATGTGGCCAGATGCTGGCAGGAGGCTACGGTGGAACTTCCTGATCCACTGGAATGACTGCCAGGCACCTTGGTCCCAGGACCACCTACACCCCTTTCTACGTGGGTAGGCGTTTCACTTACGAAGCTGGATTTtcattaaatgtgttttttaagaATCAAAGCCTGCTTTGCTAAAATGACACTGTGGTTAAATGAACTCTGTACAACTTGCAGAAGCCTCAGGATAATTCCGACCTTTAGGCCTGGGAAGGGGCAAACCAGAAGGCACCAAAGATCACATGGCTGTCCTCCTGGAACTGCACGTGACCCTTGGTAGAGGGGATGTCTTTAGTAGTGAGTGGCTTTTGAGCACTTGGTTATCTGACGAGGAAGGAGAGGTTTCCTGTTTTATAATCTGAAACCCGAGACTCAAACAGGACAGTGACTTGCCCTAGGTCACCCAGCCAGGTGCCTGATGCCAGGGTGTCCTTCCAGctgctgggtgtgtgtgtctgtgccttgTGGTCAGGGACCTGGGGTGTGGCTGACGAACAGGGGACCCTGGGCAGAGAGTGAGGAAGCTTACAGCCAAGTTTGGGTAAAATAAATAATGGCCCCTCTCCCAGTGTGACCGGCTGTAGATGCCACCTCCCGATGGAGCAGACGGCCCGCAAGGCGGTGGATGCAGACACCAGTGATCCCAGTAACTCCCAGTGAGTGAgcgcctgggctgggctggggccttCCTCTTCATTAGTCCATTGGAATCCTTTCCACGTCCCCGAGACAGGCACCATTCAGATTTTACAGGTTCTAAGAAGCTAAAGAATGGGCCTGAGCTTCGTAGCTCGTCTGAAGCAGAACAAGGATTCAGTCATGCCTGTCTAAAGCGAATCCATGCCTGTGCCTTTAACTAACCCCCTGGCTATGCGCTGCGTAGCCTCTGCCACGCACCATGCAGACCCAGCTGCCCTGCCCCCGCCTGCCCCCACGGGCCGTCGGTGACACTCTAGAGGCCTGGGGGCTGGCCTAGACGCAGTTTCTGTTCCACTACTGAGCCTTAGACTATGgtggcttcttttccttctggtgaCCCACTTGCACACGTGATTTCCTGCAGAATCAGTGAATGCTGTTAGTCTGGTGCTGAGAACAGCACAGCCGctgggtgtggtgtgtgtgccaGAAGGACGCAAGTGGGGGTCCCAGTGGAGGTAGCCCAGCGGCACTGACCCCTGCCTTTGGGTCTCGGCTGGAGGAGGTGGCGATGAGGTGAGCACTGCAGCCGGGGGCTGAGGTCTTAGTCCCGGGGCTTCAGTGGGCCCGTCTGTTCACGCGCcctcagaagcagcagcagctctttGGCTTCCGTGTGTTTATTGACTTGCTTTTCCACACTGGCTCAGCTCAGGTACAGAAGGCCTTTCACGGGGAGTCTTAAAACCAAATTCGCGTTGCCCGTTAAGGGCTGTGCTGTCACCCACAGAAAGGCCTTATCACGGAAGCCCAGGGTTGGCTGGGGACAGCCGGGTGACCCAAGGACTCCACCCTGCCTGAAGAGGGAAGGGGTAGTGACCTACTGGAGCCTGCAGTGTCTACAGTGGAGTAATTCTGGACGCTGCCTGAGGGATTCCTGCTGAACTCAGAGGACTGGCCCTGAGGGTAGGCAGGGGAGGGCGACAGTTGGAAGGCAGAAATAAGTGACAGTGGCCACTGTGCACAGCAATGGGAGGCACTGAGCCCCAGGGAGGCTTTCATGCCCCCTGGCTCTGCAGAACCTCCAGGATGGCGCGGAGAATGGCAGCGGCCGCCACTGCCCCGGGGTCTGGCTGATCCAGCCGCGCAGAGCTGATATAACTGGCTCTTCCAGCTCCAGCTTCCATGTTCTTGGTGGCTTCAGCTGCAGCCTCTGCGttctgaggggtgggggtgggagagcagATTCAAGGAGGCACCACCGGGCGTCCTTCCTGCCCCGGACCCTCTTCTCTGTCACCAGGGTGGAGAGGTCACCTCCCACTCACCTCTAGCAGGGCAGGGGCCACCACTTACTGAGGCCTGCTATGTCCCAGACCTTGAGCATGGCTCCACCTCTCTCTTTAGCTCCacagcaaccctctgagccaggtaCCCGCCTCCAGttttagaggaggaaactgaggcacagaaaggctattaacttgttcaaggtcacctgGAGATGGGAGCCTGGGCCCCGCCTCACTCACCTTGACTGCCTTGGTCAGGACTGGGAGCAGGTTAGCCCCCGGGCTCTTCCAGGCTTGGAGCTCCTGTCCTGCTGCCCACAGGGAATCCAGCTGGACAAGGTAAGAGAGGGGGCTGAGGACAGGTCCTGCCACTGAGGGTGGCCTTCCCTAGGTGTTTGGCGTTCAAAAGGGGGAAGGGCTGGGCCAGATACAAACCATAGTCCTGTCCCCTGGGGCAGCCTTTCCGTACCTGGCAGGGAAGAGAACAAATGAGGCTCACTGTAGGGCATcgctctgggggtggggacacgGCCTGGCTGGGAGCAGGTGACATCAGTCTCCTCCCCCAGGCCACGCCTGATCGAGGGCACAGGGCTCTGGCTTACTTCTGCATGGCCTCCAGGCCGGCATCCATGGCAGCAGACCAGGCTGCGAGGTCAGTCTTGGCCTTGAGCGGCTGGGCCGCCGCAGTCAGGAACAGGCCATAGAGCTGGGGGGGGACCAGGATGCTGAGCACACGGGGCCGGCCTGGGCCTCCAGCAACCAGGGCCCCTCTGAGGCAGCCCTCCGCCCCCCGGGGGTTGCCGGCACTCACTGCCCCGGATGAGCCTCCCATCTTCTCCAGTAGCAGGAGGGACAATTTGGAGAGTAGCTGGGCAGGACTGGCGGGTGGTGGGCTCTCCTTCAGCCAGCCCTGAATCGCTGCAGGCAGAGAGAGATGGCGAGGGATTCAAAGGCCCTCCTTCCCACCTGCCTGGACCCCAACCAGGTACCCAGGCCTTGCTGCCAGGCAGAAGGAATGGGtgctgggagaggctgggggaggcacCACAAGGAGATTCCCAAGGCTCCTTTCTGGATCCTGCCTGCCGCCTGGAGCGGGGTGGAGGCAGGGACCTCAGCTGTCACCTAGCAGGTGACGTCTCCTTGCTTCCCCCCTCCTTCTTTTCTACATTACTGATTTACCTCgttcatattttctctctccccccagaACAGAAGCCAAAGGGCACTGATTTTAATCTGTTTTGCTCATTATTATATCCATAGAGTCGAGGGCAGCACCTGGCCCATGGTTGgcatgaaatacatttttcttgacTGAATGAAGCTCAATGATTGAGAGCTTTTCACTAGTTGGGATAAACTGAGAAAAATCAGGACAACAGAGTAAGTTTCCCTGTAGAATAAAGGTTTTTTCGCTTTTCTTTTTAGAGACgtgtctgtggcacatggaggttcccaggctaggagtggaactggaactacagctgccagcctacaccatagccacagcaacacgggatccgagccccatctatgacctacaccacagctcgcggcaacgccagatccttattccactgagcaaggccagggatcaaacccgattcctcatggatactagtcgggttcttaacctgctgagccacaactggaactccttttttggggggagggggtcctttcttgggggccagggattaaacccgcaccctcacagagacaacattggatccttaactcgctgatccacaatgggaactcctgaagttcacTGTAAAAGACTGCGTTTCATTCTGTGATAACAGCCTTCCTACATTTGCAGTGTTAAAAGCGTCTCTTTGTGAGAACAAGCGAAAGGAACGCGAGGTTTTGTGAATGACAGCCTCTCTTAGCAAGAGGAAAGCTGCCAATCCCATGTGAGTGCTCCGAATGTTCCTGAAATAATTCTGGTTCATGAGATGCCAAAATCTCAGCATGATGTACCACATCAGCCTCTGTCCCGCCCCAGACGGGGCCCTGGCACTGACCTCTGGCAGCACGGCTGTGGGTGGTGCCGCAGTCCCCGTCGCCGGCAGCGCGGTCCAGGGCATTCAGCTGGTCCTCCAGGCCCAGGAGGGTGGTGCACACCCGCTCCAGCACACGCACCATCTGCTTCGAGGTCGCGCCTGGAGAGGGAGGACAGTGGGGGAGAGGCCCGGCCGGCCCTTCTCACAACCCAACTTGACCAGTGAGGGAGGTGTGAGCCTCGGGCCCTGCGCCCTTCAGGCCTCAGGCCACGTCCCCCCAGAGCATGGCTCCATACCTCCTGCAGCAGTGGCATCAGGAGCCTCCGGGGGCTCGGCAGGGGCGGCCCGGCTCCGCTTCCGCCCAGTCACAGAGACCTTGGCCACGTTAGGCCAGGCTGCTGCGGTGGTTTCGGCATCTGGGGACATGGATGACTCTCAGAGATGGGCTGGCTGGCCAGGGGTCAAGTGCGGCGTGGACTCCCCCATGGTGGCCTGGCTCTTCCCACCTCAACCGGCAAGTACTGAGTATCTGCTGTGTACAAGGGATGCGGGGGTCCCTGGGGGAGGACCCTACTACCAACTCTCCACAGTCAAGTgggagctgggcagggctggggaggccaGGAAGGGCCTGTCCCGAGGTTCTGATTGTCATGGTCAGCCCTGATGGGGCCCCTCCAATCCTCCTGGCTCCTTCCAGCTTCCAGGTCTCACCTATCAGTTTCAGGAGGGGCTCGTCCACCAGCAGAAGGGTGAGAGAGACGCCAGGCATCTCCAGGGCTGACATGAAGGTGCCCACTAGGGCACGGGCAATCTTCACCCCGCGGCCCTCTGTAGGATGACGGCATGGAAGCGTGTGAGGAACAGGTGGAAGGATGGGCACGGCCCCCCTGAGCATCAGAAAGAAGGCAAATGGGAGAAAACAAGGACTTGGGAGCAGAGGCCCTGAGGGTCAGAGTGCCTTGGGGCATCCCTCAGTCATGCCTGGAACGAGCACATTCCCTGGAGGTGTCCCTTCCATAGGGACATTAGACAGATGAGTCATTACAGGTCTCACTGACTGGGTCTCACCAGGTCTCCGGTCTGTGCTAAGTCTCATTTACTCCTCACGACAACCCCCGAAGCCACGTGCTATTATTACCctctttacagaaaaggaaataggcTCGTGGCACCCTGCTTGCTGAGGCAGAGGGACCTTGGGCTTGACTGACTGCACAGCTCATGCTCTGGACCATCCAAAACCttagctgcttttctttttttcagctgtgcctgcagaagttcccaggccagggatcaaaccgagcCACAGCTAATGGTGATAATGGTGaagccttaaccactaggccaccagggaattcctcagcTGCTTTTCTTAGGTCCAGCTTCAAAGGGTGGGAAGGAAGAAGCTCTGGGGGTCAGGAGGTCCCCTCTCAGGGTGGGGCTCACCCAGAAAGCGGACAGCGGCGTCGGCTATGATGCCCAGTTCCAGGTATGAGAGGCCACCCAGGTTGTTGACCATCAGCACCACTGAGGAGCCTGTGGGCAGAGAGGACACCCAGGTGAGACTCCCTGGGCCCCGTTCCCAGAGGGGGTGGAAAAGCCGGGAGACAGACAGCGTGACAGCCCCTCACCAGACTGCACGGGCACGTGGGACACATTGGAGGAGTCTGTCATGTGGTTCAGCATGTGCGCCACAATCTCGTCGGCGGTTGCCATCTGTCAGAGGGAGCCAGGGTGAGCTGCGCTGGGGGCCTCGGTCTTAGACCAGCCCACGCCGGGGAGGCACCTACCTTTATCCGGAGCACGCCAGCCTCCCCGTGGATCCCTGCGGACAGACAGAGTCACTGCTGACCTGCTCGGCGCCCGGGATTCACTCCGCGGTTTCTGTTCAAGGATGCACGGAGTGCCCTGCGCTAAGCGAGGCACGCGTccgcggggtggggcgggggacagacaaaataatgaaaaatgcagCCTCTGCTCTCTGGGAGCTATGGCTTGGTGGTGGAGCTAGAACGTAACTTTGAACTAGCCAAGCAGCTTTAACGAGAGGCGGTCACAGAGAGGCCACATGTAGCCTCTGCCCATCACTCTAGAAGCACAGGGGATGAAGTGGGAAAGTTTTGCAGCTGGGATGACCTCTGAATGGCTCTGCAtcttggtgggggcgggggacccGGGACGGTGTGAGCAAAGGCAAGGAGCTGGGCAGGGCACAGAGCCCCACGCGGCCAGAGCCCTGGGTATGGGGGGCAAAGTTGGTAGAAACCAGGCGGGCTGGGCCACAAGACCTCATGCGCCCACTTAAAAATACTAGGACCCCCTAGGTGATGGCTCCACGGGAGCAGAGAGGGCCAGGTAGGTACAGGGGCAAAACGCAGGTGGCAGGCATGGCTGGAGAGGGTGGCACAGGCTTACCCAGGCCCAGCTCCACCTCATCGGCTGAGAGCTCAAAGGTGGGTCTGGAACCGGGGACGCTGCAGGAGGACAGGCTCACTCCCAGGGTTCCTACGAGAAACGAGGTGTGAGAGGGACGACCATTCTGTTCTTGGCGTCAGGCATCAGGCCGGGCAGCGGCAGTGCCGCAGAAGCCTCTTCACGGAGACAGGCTGGCAGGCTCCCCATCCCAGTGATGGGACAGAAACCCGGCTCGGCGACCTGGCtgtccccaggagaccctccctcAGCCCTGGGGGAGTAACCTGGGAGGCCTGTGCTGCTCCTCGTCCAAGGTTGGCCTtgacctcccccgccccctccccgacCCCTGGGCCAGCACTCACCCATGGCCTTGGCGACCACGCTCACCCGATTCGTGATCTCCTCCAGCCCCACACCTGCCTCAGCCAGGGCACCTGCCACCTGCACCCACACAGAGACAGGCCCCCAGTGGGGAAGGAGTCACTGTACCACTCGTGGTAGGAGACAGGCTGGGGCTGAGAGTCTAGCCCGGAACAGGGGATCTCTTAGTCCTGCCACGTCAACCTGCCCGCCGTGTTTACGGCACCTGCCAGGAATCTTCAAGAATCCCTGAGCCGGAGGAACTTCACAAACGGAGAAATGGGCCCAGAGAGCTAAGGTGACTTGTCCAGTGTCACACAGCCAGGTAGTGGCTAGTTTCCCCATCCTTAGTCTAGAGTTCTTTCCCCACGGCAGGCACCCTGTGGCTCATTTTACCCACCAGTCACCCACCTTTTGCCAACTACCTAGTATGTGCTGAAGAAGGAAAAGGGTGACTAAGTCACAGTCCCTACCCTGGAGGAACTTGatcgggggaggggctggggaagccAACACATGCAAATTGTACATTTCATGTGAGGTGACAAATCTGACGATGGCGCTAGGGACAGGGTGTTCTGGGagcactggggtggggtgggggctcccaGCCTGCCTGACACGGGGAGGAAAAACCTCCCCAAAGGAGAGATGTCAGAGGCGGGCCACGATGGAATAGGAGTTAGCCAGGCCAAAAGGGGGTCAGACAGGGAAAGGATTTTCAAGGCTAAAGACTCAGCATCAGCAAAGCCCAAAGGTGAGCCAGTGCCCAGCGGCTTGGCGTGGCGCGGGAGAAGACCGCGGGGGTGATGGGAGGTCAGGGAGGAGGGGCAAGGGTGTGGCGGGTGCCTGGCGAGGAGGAGCCTGGGTTGATTGTCAGGACCCGGGCCCTTTCCACAGCTGAACGACCTGGTCAGGTACCCATTTTCGAAAAACACCCCTGGGGAGCTGTGGGGGGGAGACGGGGCAGGCGGGGGCAGGAAGCAGGCCGGGGAGCAGGTGAGGCGGTGGCTGCAGCCGCCTGGGTGCACTGGGGTGAGGCTGACATGGGAGCGCGGGGCTCGGGGAGGATGTGTGGGCCCTGGGGAGCAGGGGCAGCGGGCGGGTGTGGGAGGGAAGGGTCTGGGCCCAGGGAGCTGCCATGGCAGTGGGGCCTACATGGGCCGGGGagccctggggaaggggggcGCTGCCTGGAGAGAGAGGGCTGGGACGGGCTGGCCGGTGGCATCCGGGGGGCAGCTCACCTTGTGTATGAGCACCGTGCCACAGAGCCCCCGCCGGCCCGCCTTCTTCAGGACGGTGAAGGCGCTGTCGTCCCCAACGACCACCATCTCCACGGGGATGCCCTCTGCCCGGGCCTGCTCCCGGGCCAGGCCGAAGTTGAGCCGATCCCCAGTGTAGTTCTTCACGATGAGGAGGGTCCCCACTGCAGGAGCAGCCAGCAGGGGCCCCATCAGCGCTGGCCCTCCCAGGCAGCCCCACCTGCCCGCCAGGCTTACCTGTGCCCGCCTGGGCCACTGCCCTGATGGCCGCCAGGATGCTGCCCACTGCCGGGGAGGTGAACACGGCTCCTGCGATGACCCCTGTGAGCATGCCCTTCCCTATGAAccctgagaagagagagaggtggggaaggaTGCTGGGCGGGGACCTGTGCCTGCAGGCCCTGGGGCTTCCCAGGCTCCTGGGCGGCACAGTTTGGTGAGCCCTGCTGTGCGCTTGGAGCTAGAATGGCACCTGGTGGCTCTCCTCGGATCGTCCATGTCTATGGAGAGGCCTCCCAAATGAAATAATCCCTCGCCCCACCCCCAGCGACTCGCTGTTCCTGCACCCAGTGCTCCTGTCTTCACTCTCTCGCTTACATACCCTGGCAGAATCTTTCACTGCTGTGTTTATCTGGTTACTGTTTGTCTCCTCAAAGGAGAACAGAAGCTCCAAAGAGGGCAGGCACCCTGTCCGTTCACTGTtgcgccccctggtggccagaACAGTTCCAGACACACACCAGGTGCTCGTTAGCATTGGCTGAAAGGATGGATGGATTTGCCAGAGGGAGAAAGATCTAGAGAAGATACAGAGGATACGAAGCCTGGTCCCTACCCACCTCCCCTCACTGCCACCCCAGCTCCTGCCACCTGAGCTCTCAAGGGAGCTCACATGCCTGGCACTGAACAGGAAACAATCCAGGACCTTCTACATTGTATGTAAAaatgcagggggagggggggtgttcccatggtggtgcagcggaaacaaatctgactaggaaccatgaggttgcgggtttggtccccggccttgctcacttgctcactgggttatggatccagcgttgctgtgagctgtggtgtaggtcacagatgt is part of the Sus scrofa isolate TJ Tabasco breed Duroc chromosome 2, Sscrofa11.1, whole genome shotgun sequence genome and encodes:
- the TKFC gene encoding triokinase/FMN cyclase produces the protein MTSKKLVNSVAGCADDALAGLVACNPSLQLLQGHRVALRSDLDSLKGRVALLSGGGSGHEPAHAGFIGKGMLTGVIAGAVFTSPAVGSILAAIRAVAQAGTVGTLLIVKNYTGDRLNFGLAREQARAEGIPVEMVVVGDDSAFTVLKKAGRRGLCGTVLIHKVAGALAEAGVGLEEITNRVSVVAKAMGTLGVSLSSCSVPGSRPTFELSADEVELGLGIHGEAGVLRIKMATADEIVAHMLNHMTDSSNVSHVPVQSGSSVVLMVNNLGGLSYLELGIIADAAVRFLEGRGVKIARALVGTFMSALEMPGVSLTLLLVDEPLLKLIDAETTAAAWPNVAKVSVTGRKRSRAAPAEPPEAPDATAAGGATSKQMVRVLERVCTTLLGLEDQLNALDRAAGDGDCGTTHSRAARAIQGWLKESPPPASPAQLLSKLSLLLLEKMGGSSGALYGLFLTAAAQPLKAKTDLAAWSAAMDAGLEAMQKYGKAAPGDRTMLDSLWAAGQELQAWKSPGANLLPVLTKAVKNAEAAAEATKNMEAGAGRASYISSARLDQPDPGAVAAAAILRAILEVLQSQGA